The window GGTGAAGACCTCGCCCCAGCAGTAGGCACCCGGCACCGCCGTCGCCTCGAAGCCCTCGTGGACGCCGGCCTGCCACACACCGAAGACGGCGCCGCTCGGCTCCTGGGCCAGCAGCATGGTGCCGAAGTCGCCGACCTGCATCGGTTCCATCAGGACCTGGCCGCCGTTGGCACGTACCTTCTCGGCGGTGGCGGCGGCATCGGGCGACGCGAGGTACAGACACCACGCCGACTGGCCCTCCGTGCCGGGCATGGGCGGTACGACGGCGGCCACCGCCTTGCCGTTCGCGTAGGCCTGCGTGTAGTTCCCGAACTCCGACGACGCCTCGCCGAACGTCCACCCCAGCACGTCACCGTAGAAGCTCTTGGCACCCTCGACATCGCTGAACGCGGCGTCGGCCCAGCACGGCGTTCCCTCAGGTTGTACGGCCATGGCACTGACTCCCTCGTCATTGAAGGCTCTGGCTTGTCACGCTAGCCAGCCATCGACGGACGCGCGCGGTGAACAGCACGAGACACGTGACGCAGGTCACTTTTGTACGCCGATGATGTTCCGTGACCGCCTCGGTCCAACACTGCGACACCACTCGAAGCAGCAGACCAGAGGATGGGACACCGACATGACCGAGACCGTGAAAGGGCCCGCGAGCTACTTCCCCTCCATCGAGAAGAAGTACGGCCGTCCCATAGCCGAGTGGAAGGGCCTCATCCGCTCCTCGCCCCTCACCAAGCACATGGAACTCGTGGCCTGGCTCAAAGCCGAGCACGGCATGGGTCACGGCCACGCCAACGCCCTCGTCGCGCACACACTCGCCGAGGACAGCGGCAGGTGATCCACCGGAAAGAAATGCGTTGCGGGCCATGAGAGAGCCTCCGCAGACTCGTCGATGAGGGAGCCCGAGACGAGGAGGCGCCATGCCGGTCACGGAGACACACGCAGGTGCCCTTGTGCGTGCGCTGGGCAGTGAGCCCAGGCGGCCGGCGGCCTTCCGTGAGCTGATGAGGCTGGGCTCCGCCGCTGTGCCCGCCGTCCGGCGGGGCCTGGCCCACCCCGAAGCCCTGGTACGGGAGCAGTGCTGCCGACTGCTGGACAGTCTGTTCGTGACCGAGGCGCTGGACGATCTGATCGCCATGCTCGACGACCCCAGCCCCCGGGTGCGGATCGCCGCGGTGCACGCGCTGGCCTGCGACCGGTGCAAGAGCGACGCCTGCCGCCCCGACCGGGCCGTGGTGCTGCCCCGGGGGATCCGGTTGCTGAGCCGGGATCCGGACGCCCACGTGCGCAACTTCGCCGCCGAACTCGTCGGACTGTCGGTGCACACCCACGCGGAGGCGGTCGCCGCCCTGGTCCGGGCCCGGGACAACGATCCGTCGCCCGCTGTCCGGAAGAAGGCGGGCTGGTACGCGCCGGGTGGACCCATCCACCTCAGGACCGCACCGCGACCGGCCCGCAGGCCTCGCTGACCGCGAGAATCGCGGTCTGGCCGTTTTTGGACCCGTCGGGACCGCTCTCGACTGACGGGAGCGGTATCCGTGACCGGTTGTGACCCATGTTCCGGCACGGGCTGGTGCGGCGTCATTCGCTCCCCGCGCCGCACGCGCCCGCGCCGGAACTCCCCCGGGCGGCTCCCCCTTGAACCGTGGGTGCCTACTGTTCTACCTTCGCCACATGGTCGGGGCATCAACGCCCGCTCACCAGCGACACAACGTGCGGGCGGCAGTTGGGCCGGGTGATGACGAGTGCGTCCACACCTCGCGCTGATCGAGGACGATCCCGACTTCGCACTGATGTGCCGTACCTATCTGGAACGTGAGGGTTTCACCGTCACATGGGCCATGGACGCCCGGGCCGGCAAGGCCGTCATGCACGACGGGGGCATCGATCTCGTCGTCCTCGACCTGGGACTTCCCGACGGCAGCGGTCTCGAACTGCTGCGGGCGCTGCGCTCCACCAGTCGACTTCCGGTCATAGTCGTCAGCGGTCGCGGAGACGAGACGGACCGGGTGGCGGGCCTGGAGATCGGCGCGGACGACTATCTCGTCAAACCGTTCTCGCAGCGGGAACTCGTCGCCCGTATCGGAGCCGTGCTGCGCCGGTGCCGGCCGCCCGAGCTGCCGGCCGTCCTCGACGTCGGGACCCTGCGTGTCGACACCGCCGCGCGCCAGGCGAGCGGAACGGGTGTCCTGCTGAACCTCCGCCCCAAGGAGTACGCCCTCCTGGAGGCCCTCGCGCGCTCCCCCGGCCGGGTCTTCTCCGCCGAGCAACTGCTGGAACTGATCTGGGGAGCGTCCTGGCAGCAGTCCGCGACCGTCGTCGAGCACGTGTACCGGCTGCGCGGCAAACTCTCCCGACTCCCCGCGCCCGCACCGCGGATCACCACGGTGCGCGGCTATGGATACCGTCTCGATCCGTGAGGCCGCCATGTCCACGAGCCGTCCGTCCGGCACCCCGAAGCCCGTCCCGGACTTCCGGCGCCTGTTCGACTCCACGCTCTCCCCACTGCTCATCCTCGCCCCGGACTTCACAATCGTCGAGGTCAACCGCGCCTATCTGACGGCCACGGGCACACGGCGGAGCATTGTCGGGCGCCCCGTCTTCGACGTGTTCCCCGACAACCCCGAGGACCCGTCGGCCGACGGCGTCACCAACCTGCGCCGTTCGCTGGAGACGGTGGTGGGCACGGGCCGCACGGACACGATGGCGCTGCAGCGGTACGACATCCCGACGGGCGAC is drawn from Streptomyces liliifuscus and contains these coding sequences:
- a CDS encoding VOC family protein; this encodes MAVQPEGTPCWADAAFSDVEGAKSFYGDVLGWTFGEASSEFGNYTQAYANGKAVAAVVPPMPGTEGQSAWCLYLASPDAAATAEKVRANGGQVLMEPMQVGDFGTMLLAQEPSGAVFGVWQAGVHEGFEATAVPGAYCWGEVFTREPEKADPFFTAVFPYRAQQMEDDAIDFRLFNLGEETVLGRMRMTDEFPPEVPSYVNVYFTVEDCDAAVAKATERGATLRFGPMSSPFGRFAALSDPQGALFSVIDITTTEGEMPKVTDVS
- a CDS encoding DUF4287 domain-containing protein; the encoded protein is MTETVKGPASYFPSIEKKYGRPIAEWKGLIRSSPLTKHMELVAWLKAEHGMGHGHANALVAHTLAEDSGR
- a CDS encoding HEAT repeat domain-containing protein, whose amino-acid sequence is MPVTETHAGALVRALGSEPRRPAAFRELMRLGSAAVPAVRRGLAHPEALVREQCCRLLDSLFVTEALDDLIAMLDDPSPRVRIAAVHALACDRCKSDACRPDRAVVLPRGIRLLSRDPDAHVRNFAAELVGLSVHTHAEAVAALVRARDNDPSPAVRKKAGWYAPGGPIHLRTAPRPARRPR
- a CDS encoding response regulator transcription factor yields the protein MRPHLALIEDDPDFALMCRTYLEREGFTVTWAMDARAGKAVMHDGGIDLVVLDLGLPDGSGLELLRALRSTSRLPVIVVSGRGDETDRVAGLEIGADDYLVKPFSQRELVARIGAVLRRCRPPELPAVLDVGTLRVDTAARQASGTGVLLNLRPKEYALLEALARSPGRVFSAEQLLELIWGASWQQSATVVEHVYRLRGKLSRLPAPAPRITTVRGYGYRLDP